One Chroicocephalus ridibundus chromosome 21, bChrRid1.1, whole genome shotgun sequence DNA segment encodes these proteins:
- the S100A11 gene encoding protein S100-A11, producing MENLKEGPGAFLSLGREPQARPDLPLERWLPKATQGAESGLGAGHARKGGGRGVRLITITAPAPPHHTAAPLRTEPPRHTPAMPTETERCIESLLAVFQRYAGREGDNCTLSKKEFLAFMNTELAAFTKNQKDPGVLDRMMKKLDLNSDGQLDFPEFLNLIGGIAVACHDTLVVKTPHP from the exons atgGAGAATCTAAAGGAGGGGCCCGGCGCATTCCTGAGCCTGGGCCGGGAGCCGCAGGCACGTCCCGATCTGCCGTTAGAGCGGTGGTTGCCCAAGGCGACCCAAGGGGCTGAGTCAGGGCTGGGCGCTGGCCACGCCAGGAAGGGCGGTGGCCGCGGCGTGAGGCTCATAACCATAACCGCTCCGGCTCCGCCACATCACACTGCGGCCCCGCTGAGGACCGAGCCCCCTCGTCACACCCCAGCCATG CCCACGGAGACGGAACGCTGCATCGAGTCCCTGCTGGCCGTCTTCCAGCGGTACGCGGGACGCGAAGGGGACAACTGCACGCTCTCCAAGAAGGAGTTCCTGGCCTTCATGAACACCGAGCTGGCCGCCTTCACAAAG AACCAGAAGGACCCAGGGGTGCTGGACAGGATGATGAAGAAACTCGATTTGAATAGCGACGGGCAGCTGGACTTCCCCGAGTTCCTGAACCTCATCGGGGGCATCGCGGTGGCCTGCCACGACACCCTGGTTGTTAAGACCCCTCACCCCTAG
- the COPA gene encoding coatomer subunit alpha, giving the protein MLTKFETKSARVKGLSFHPKRPWILTSLHNGVIQLWDYRMCTLIDKFDEHDGPVRGIDFHKQQPLFVSGGDDYKIKVWNYKLRRCLFTLLGHLDYIRTTFFHHEYPWILSASDDQTIRVWNWQSRTCVCVLTGHNHYVMCAQFHPSEDLVVSASLDQTVRVWDISGLRKKNLSPGAVESDVRGITGVDLFGTTDAVVKHVLEGHDRGVNWAAFHPTMPLIVSGADDRQVKIWRMNESKAWEVDTCRGHYNNVSCAVFHPRQELILSNSEDKSIRVWDMSKRTGVQTFRRDHDRFWVLAAHPNLNLFAAGHDGGMIVFKLERERPAYAVHGNMLYYVKDRFLRQLDFNSSKDVAVMQLRSGSKFPVFNMSYNPAENAVLLCTRASNLENSTYDLYTIPKDADSQNPDAPEGKRSSGLTAVWVARNRFAVLDRMHSILIKNLKNEITKKVQVPNCDEIFYAGTGNLLLRDADSITLFDVQQKRTLASVKISKVKYVIWSADMSHVALLAKHAIMICNRKLESLCNIHENIRVKSGAWDESGVFIYTTSNHIKYAVTTGDHGIIRTLDLPIYVTRVKGNNVYCLDRECRPRVLTIDPTEFKFKLALINRKYDEVLHMVRNAKLVGQSIIAYLQKKGYPEVALHFVKDEKTRFSLALECGNIEIALEAAKALDDKNCWEKLGEVALLQGNHQIVEMCYQRTKNFDRLSFLYLITGNLEKLRKMMKIAEIRKDMSGHYQNALYLGDVAERVRILKNCGQKSLAYLTAATHGLDEEAESLKETFDPEKETIPDIDHNAKLLQPPAPVMPLDTNWPLLTVSKGFFEGTIANKGKGGALAADIDIDTVGTEGWGEDAELQLDEDGFVDAGEGFGEEGLGKGQEEGGGWEVEEDLDLPPELDVPAGPAGAAEDGFFVPPTKGTSPAQVWCNNSQLPVDHVLAGSFETAMRLLHDQVGVTNFGPYKQLFLQTYARGRTTYQALPCLPTMYGYPHRNWKEAGLKNALPAVGLKLNDLIQRLQLCYQLTTAGKFEEAVEKFRSILLSVPLLVVDNKQEIAEAQQLIAICREYIVGLSMEIERKKLPKETLEQQKRICEMAAYFTHSNLQPVHMILVLRTALNLFFKLKNFKTAATFARRLLELGPKPEVAQQTRKILSACEKNPTDTYQLNYDMHNPFDICAASYRPIYRGKPVEKCPLSGACYCPEFHGQICRVTTVTEIGKDVIGLRISPLQFR; this is encoded by the exons ATGCTGACCAAGTTTGAGACTAAATCGGCCCGGGTGAAAG GGCTCAGCTTTCACCCCAAGCGGCCGTGGATCCTCACCAGCCTGCACAATGGTGTCATACAGCTGTGGGATTATCGGATGTGCACCCTCATCGACAAATTCGATGAACACGACG GACCCGTTCGAGGGATTGATTTCCACAAACAGCAGCCTCTGTTTGTCTCTGGAGGAGATGATTACAAAATAAAG GTCTGGAATTACAAATTGCGCCGTTGTCTCTTCACTCTGCTCGGGCACTTGGATTATATTCGCACCACCTTCTTCCACCAC gAATATCCCTGGATCTTGAGTGCTTCTGATGATCAGACCATTCGGGTTTGGAACTGGCAGTCCAGAACTTGTGTTTG TGTGCTGACAGGACACAACCACTATGTGATGTGTGCCCAGTTTCACCCCTCTGAGGACCTGGTAGTGTCAGCCAGCTTGGATCAGACTGTGCGCGTTTGGGATATTTCTG GCCTAAGGAAGAAGAACCTGTCCCCTGGAGCTGTGGAATCGGATGTCCGGGGAATAACGGGGGTGGATTTGTTTGGGACAACAGATGCGGTTGTGAAGCACGTTCTCGAG GGCCACGATCGTGGGGTGAACTGGGCTGCCTTCCACCCCACAATGCCACTTATTGTGTCGGGAGCTGACGATCGGCAAGTGAAGATCTGGCGGATGAACG AATCGAAGGCCTGGGAAGTTGACACTTGCCGGGGGCATTACAACAACGTCTCCTGCGCTGTCTTTCACCCGCGGCAGGAACTCATCCTCAGCAATTCGGAAGACAAGAGCATCCGTGTCTGGGATATGTCTAAACG CACGGGTGTCCAGACCTTTCGGCGTGATCATGATCGCTTTTGGGTATTGGCTGCTCATCCCAACCTCAACCTCTTTGCTGCAG GCCACGACGGTGGCATGATTGTGTTCAAACTGGAGCGGGAGCGGCCTGCTTATGCTGTGCACGGCAACATGCTCTATTACGTGAAGGACCGTTTCCTCCGCCAGCTCGATTTCAACAGCTCAAAAGACGTGGCTGTCATGCAGCTGCGAAG TGGTTCCAAGTTCCCCGTGTTCAACATGTCATACAACCCGGCTGAGAACGCCGTCCTTCTCTGCACG AGAGCCAGCAACTTGGAGAACAGCACTTATGACCTCTACACCATTCCCAAGGATGCAGACTCCCAGAATCCGGATG cccctgagGGGAAGCGTTCCTCCGGGCTCACAGCTGTGTGGGTTGCTCGTAACCGCTTCGCAGTCCTGGATCGCATGCATTCG ATCCTAATCAAAAACCTGAAGAATGAGATCACGAAGAAGGTGCAGGTGCCGAACTGTGATGAGATTTTCTATGCTGGCACCGGGAACCTGTTACTGAGGGATGCAGACTCCATCACCCTCTTTGACGTGCAGCAGAAGCG GACTCTGGCCTCGGTGAAGATCTCCAAGGTGAAATACGTCATCTGGTCGGCCGACATGTCCCATGTAGCTCTGCTGGCTAAGCATG CCATCATGATCTGCAACAGAAAGCTGGAGTCGCTGTGTAATATCCATGAAAACATCCGTGTCAAGAGCGGCGCCTGGGATGAAAGTGGTGTTTTCATCTATACCACCAGCAATCACATCAAATACGCTGTCACCACGGG GGATCATGGAATTATCCGCACCCTGGACCTGCCTATCTACGTTACCCGTGTGAAGGGGAACAACGTGTACTGCCTGGACAGAGAGTGCCGCCCCAGGGTCCTCACTATTGATCCCACAGAATTCAAATTCAAGCTGGCGTTGATCAACAGAAAGTACGATGAG GTGTTGCACATGGTGAGGAACGCTAAGCTCGTGGGCCAGTCCATCATTGCCTACCTGCAGAAAAAGGGCTACCCGGAGGTGGCCCTCCACTTTGTCAAGGATGAGAAGACCCGTTTCAGCCTGGCGCTGGAATGCGGCAACATTGAG ATTGCTCTGGAAGCAGCCAAAGCTCTGGATGACAAGAACTGCTGGGAGAAACTGGGAGAAGTGGCGTTGCTGCAGGGAAATCACCAGATTGTGGAGATGTGCTACCAGCGCACCAAGAACTTTGATAGGCTCTCCTTCCTCTATCTCATCACTGGCAATCTGGAGAAGCTTCGGAAGATGATGAAGATAG ctGAGATCCGTAAAGATATGAGCGGCCACTACCAGAATGCCTTGTATCTAGGAGACGTGGCAGAGAGAGTGAGGATCCTGAAGAACTGTGGGCAAA AGTCCCTGGCCTATCTCACAGCTGCAACTCATGGTCTGGATGAGGAAGCTGAAAGCCTGAAGGAAACCTTTGATCCTGAAAAGGAAACG ATTCCAGACATTGATCACAacgcaaagctgctgcagcctcctgctcctgTCATGCCTCTGGATACCAACTGGCCATTGCTGACTGTCTCCAAGGGGTTCTTTGAAGGAACAATTGCCAACAAAG GCAAAGGGGGTGCCTTGGCTGCTGATATTGATATCGACACTGTTGGCACCGAAGGCTGGGGAGAAGATGCAGAGTTGCAGCTGGATGAAG ATGGCTTTGTGGATGCTGGAGAAGGCTTTGGAGAGGAAGGTCTGGGTAAAGGACAGGAAGAAGGAGGTGGATGGGAAGTCGAAGAAGATTTGGATCTTCCCCCTGAACTG GATGTTCCTGCTGGTCCAGCGGGAGCAGCAGAGGATGGATTCTTTGTGCCACCCACCAAGGGCACCAGCCCAGCTCAG GTGTGGTGTAACAATTCTCAGCTCCCTGTTGACCACGTTCTGGCCGGCTCCTTTGAGACAGCAATGAGA CTCCTCCATGACCAGGTAGGAGTAACAAATTTTGGACCCTACAAGCAGCTGTTCCTGCAGACCTATGCCCGTGGCCGTACGACCTACCAAGCCCTGCCGTGTCTCCCTACCATGTATGGATACCCACATCGCAACTG GAAAGAAGCTGGCTTGAAGAATGCCCTCCCTGCCGTTGGCCTGAAACTCAATGACCTGATCCAGCGCCTGCAGCTGTGCTACCAGCTCACCACGGCTGGCAAATTTGAGGAGGCCGTGGAGAAGTTCCGCTCCATCCTGCTCAGCGTGCCTTTGCTGGTGGTGGACAACAAGCAGGAGATCGCTGAG GCCCAGCAGCTGATAGCCATTTGCCGGGAGTATATTGTAGGACTCTCGATGGAGATTGAGCGGAAGAAGCTGCCCAAGGAGACCCTGGAGCAGCAGAAGCGAATCTGCGAG atgGCTGCCTATTTCACCCACTCCAACCTGCAGCCCGTCCACATGATCTTGGTGCTGCGTACTGCTCTCAACCTCTTTTTCAAGCTCAAAAACTTCAAGACGGCTGCTACTTTTGCCCGTcggctgctggagctgggtccAAAGCCCGAGGTGGCCCAGCAG ACTCGCAAGATCTTGTCGGCGTGTGAGAAGAATCCCACTGACACCTACCAGCTCAACTATGACATGCACAACCCCTTTGACATCTGTGCCGCTTCTTACCGACCCATTTATCGTGGCAAACCCGTGGAGAAGTGTCCGCTCAGCGGCGCCTGCTACTGCCCGGAGTTCCACGGGCAGATCTGCCGCGTCACTACG GTGACGGAGATCGGCAAAGATGTCATCGGGCTGCGGATCAGCCCGCTCCAGTTCCGCTAG